ACAATGCAGCAGATGCGCACACTCCATTCATGTCTTTGTTGGAATGCCGGGGCACGAAAAGCGACCCGCAAGCTTGAGGAACCAAGCGACGCCCAGGCCCAGATACTGAAGGCCATGGGCTACGGAGTGAGCAGTGGGGTCTTACAGGAATTGGCGACTTAACACACCGAAATCACTTGCGTTTTCAAAAAAAATGACGTTCAATCTGTTAAACTCCTGTTAGAAATCCGCGCCCAAGACGGAGCACTGAACATTCTCATGAACCGCCGCGCAGGCGGCTTAGAAATCCCAGATCACCCGGAACTTCGGCACATAAAAATGAACCGCCGCGCAGGCGGCTTAGAAAATTGTGGGCGGCGCGGCGATTCCGGCGCTGTCATGAACCGCCGCGCAGGCGGCTTAGAAAACCAGGAAAACCCGGTCCTTCAGGCCGCAATAATGAACCGCCGCGCAGGCGGCTTAGAAACATCGAATCCAAAGACCCCTCGGGCTGGAAGCATGAACCGCCGCGCAGGCGGCTTAGAAAATTGGGAGCAAGGGGCAAAAAAAATGAGGCAGCACCTGGACTGCCTCGTGAGCCTCGCGTGGCGGACTCCCACACCCCGCCAACGGAACCTTTGGGCCCCAGGTCTGCCCTCAGCGGTTGCCGGGAGATTTTGCCGCGAAGCCTTGAACGGAGAAGCTACGCCATGATCGAAGTGAAGGTCAACGACCAGGATGTCATCGACGCGCTGGAGCGTTCCCCACACACGTGGGGATGAACCGGCGTTGCAGTTGTACGCCAAGAACGTACAACTGCGTTCCCCGCAACCGTGGTGCCAAGCGACATCAGAAAACAAGTTGTCTTGGGTCGTCTCGCGCGGGAGGGGCGTAGACTGAATCTGAAACCGTGACAAATTGTCACGGTTTTTGACCAGTTTCCACCGGAATCAATGGTCACGATCCTCCGGATCGGCTGGTCAGATTCGCCGGAATACGCTGATGAGAAGAATCAGTAATGATACCTGGCCTGGAGAAAATCGATCCGTTCATCTTGGACCAGATAAACGAGGCGGTGTTCCTGGGTGATACGCCTGGACCAGAGACCGGAGGCGAGATGTTTGAGGGGTTCGGGTTTGCCGATGCCTTGGAACGGGTCGCGGAGGACCGCTTCCACGAGATCCAGGACGCGCAGGGCGGTCTTGCGCTCCGTTTTGACCCAATGGCGCAGGTCTTCTCGAAATTCCGGTTGGTATACGGCGATGCGCGGCCTACTCCGCAAGGCCGGCCTCGGTTTTCAGTTTCTGGAGCGTACCGGCCTCGCCTTCGCCGTCCAGGGCGCGGTTCAGGGCCGTGAGCAAGCGTCTGGCGTTTTTGGGAGATCGCAGCAAGTGGGCTGTTTCCATCAGACTGGACAATTCGTCCGCGGCGACCAGGGCGACATCTTGCCCTGTACGGCGGGTGATGACGACGATTTCACGGTCCTCGACAACCGTGTCGCAGAGGGTGCTGAAATTGGCCCTGGCATTAGTGTACGTGGTTTGAAGCATGACCTGTCTCCTGATTGTATTGTACAGGAAAGCTGTACAAGTCTAACGTAACGCCGTCAACCTAACCCCAGCCCCACCATGCCATGACCCATTTGCCCCTGATTCCCGTACATGCTCAACGAGCATGTCTATTGCCACCGCTTGGCCTACTTGGTGTGGGCCCAGGGAGAGTAAAATCTGGCACGAGACACGAACTGTTTTCCGGGGCATTTCCGCCCCGGCCTCATTGAAGCATCGTGTGTTCCGCCAAGTGAAGCTGAACAAGCTCCCCTGCGAAGGCGCTCCTAATGCGTGAAGCGCTGAAGCAGGGTCGCCGGGGAGATGATGGGAATGGGCGCATGGACGCAGTTCAGAAGATGTGGATCCCCGGAGACGATCAGCTCGGCGTTGCCTGCCATCGCGCACCAGATGAATTTGTCATCGTCGGGATCCTCGGTGATGTACGCATCTCCCGAGGGGACGACCAGAGGCTCGAACCATGGCAGGATTTCATGATCCAGGAGATGGCGAATTTCGGGCTGGGTGAGTTTGAATTTTGGATAGGCTAGGACGCGAAGATATTCGGCCATGATCGCTTCCGAGACCAAGGGCT
The DNA window shown above is from Desulfonatronum sp. SC1 and carries:
- a CDS encoding type II toxin-antitoxin system Phd/YefM family antitoxin, giving the protein MLQTTYTNARANFSTLCDTVVEDREIVVITRRTGQDVALVAADELSSLMETAHLLRSPKNARRLLTALNRALDGEGEAGTLQKLKTEAGLAE
- a CDS encoding Txe/YoeB family addiction module toxin encodes the protein MRSRPRIAVYQPEFREDLRHWVKTERKTALRVLDLVEAVLRDPFQGIGKPEPLKHLASGLWSRRITQEHRLVYLVQDERIDFLQARYHY
- a CDS encoding putative toxin-antitoxin system toxin component, PIN family yields the protein MKVVIDTNVLVSALLFGGQTEGTGRIVGLWKSGAIQPLVSEAIMAEYLRVLAYPKFKLTQPEIRHLLDHEILPWFEPLVVPSGDAYITEDPDDDKFIWCAMAGNAELIVSGDPHLLNCVHAPIPIISPATLLQRFTH